From one Geoalkalibacter halelectricus genomic stretch:
- a CDS encoding type IV pilus modification PilV family protein, whose product MKSGRAARGFTLLEVLFALSLFAIGLLAVASLQGTALRAAADAEQRAQARAAARSLSEHLLALPFDHPELRDVDGSGRAGLDDRDAEDSQADHRLEPPGQAGMRLFWNIAEEDPAPGLKTVRVIAVWPRRDGEQSLSLEFIRTAGF is encoded by the coding sequence ATGAAGAGCGGTCGGGCCGCCAGGGGCTTCACCCTGCTTGAAGTGCTCTTTGCCCTGAGCCTGTTCGCCATAGGTCTGCTGGCCGTGGCCTCCCTGCAAGGCACCGCCCTGCGCGCCGCCGCCGACGCTGAGCAGCGCGCCCAGGCCCGGGCCGCCGCCAGGAGTCTGAGCGAACATCTGCTCGCCCTGCCCTTCGACCATCCCGAACTGCGGGACGTCGACGGTAGCGGCCGCGCCGGCCTCGACGATCGCGACGCGGAAGACTCACAGGCCGACCACCGTCTTGAGCCACCGGGCCAGGCGGGAATGCGCCTGTTCTGGAACATCGCCGAGGAGGATCCGGCCCCTGGGCTCAAGACCGTGCGGGTGATCGCGGTATGGCCCCGGCGCGACGGGGAGCAAAGCCTGTCCCTGGAATTCATCCGCACCGCGGGGTTTTGA
- a CDS encoding PilX N-terminal domain-containing pilus assembly protein has product MMMPKHLNDQCGAALLTALMVLALLTLLGMAATSAALTEIRITRNEVLRDSAFYQAEGGWQYALSWLADQPDELREDLGSRAAPSSWAQAFCAQAATAPETLDRDGLEQFAVSIHYLGTSHAPLYSTDFQRIDFSVHSRGFGPLQAQALIEVQVGRLLDLRGY; this is encoded by the coding sequence ATGATGATGCCCAAACACCTGAACGACCAATGCGGCGCCGCCCTGCTGACCGCCTTGATGGTCCTGGCCCTTTTGACCCTGCTGGGCATGGCGGCGACCTCGGCGGCCCTGACCGAAATTCGCATCACCCGCAACGAGGTGCTGCGCGACAGCGCCTTCTACCAGGCCGAAGGCGGCTGGCAATACGCGCTCTCCTGGCTGGCCGACCAGCCCGATGAGTTGCGCGAGGATCTCGGCAGTCGCGCCGCGCCATCTTCCTGGGCGCAAGCCTTCTGCGCGCAGGCGGCCACGGCCCCCGAGACCCTGGATCGCGACGGGCTAGAGCAGTTCGCCGTCAGCATCCATTACCTCGGCACCAGTCACGCGCCTTTGTACAGCACCGATTTCCAACGCATCGACTTCAGCGTGCACTCCCGGGGCTTCGGCCCCCTACAGGCGCAGGCGCTGATTGAAGTCCAGGTTGGTCGCCTCCTCGACCTCAGGGGCTATTGA
- a CDS encoding prepilin-type N-terminal cleavage/methylation domain-containing protein, whose amino-acid sequence MSAPIHPPPRLKTRLQTQGYSLVEVLLALALTGLAAVAILTLYRSHQDAYTLNSRLMEEQSRLRAAMAVIAHHVRSAGYDPTERAGAGIVSARADYLYITRDLGGEGSGSSATRPDGRLTAAGEHIAFCLYGANTLGMHSGRSGGGSCSGSGGAALDRPGMGFHQPLADHLTELRLRYFVRDADGELVERLPDPVSGEVAAPHEIRRIDIILSSVFHHRGREYRRTLNESLYLRNMEP is encoded by the coding sequence ATGTCGGCCCCCATCCACCCACCGCCAAGACTTAAGACACGGCTGCAAACGCAGGGCTATTCCCTGGTCGAGGTGCTGCTGGCCCTGGCTCTTACCGGCCTGGCCGCGGTCGCCATCCTGACCCTGTACCGCAGCCATCAGGACGCCTACACCCTCAACTCCCGACTCATGGAAGAACAGAGTCGGCTGCGCGCGGCCATGGCGGTCATCGCCCATCATGTGCGCAGCGCCGGCTACGATCCCACGGAGCGCGCCGGAGCCGGCATCGTCAGCGCTCGCGCCGACTATCTCTACATCACCCGCGACCTCGGCGGCGAAGGCAGCGGAAGCTCCGCCACCCGCCCCGACGGACGCCTGACGGCCGCGGGTGAACACATCGCCTTTTGCCTCTACGGCGCCAATACCCTGGGCATGCACAGCGGCCGCAGCGGCGGCGGCAGTTGTTCGGGTAGCGGTGGCGCGGCCCTTGATCGTCCGGGGATGGGCTTTCATCAGCCCCTGGCCGATCACCTGACGGAATTACGCTTGCGCTATTTCGTGCGTGACGCGGACGGTGAGTTGGTGGAACGCCTGCCCGATCCGGTCAGCGGCGAGGTAGCCGCGCCGCATGAAATCCGGCGTATCGATATCATCTTATCGTCGGTTTTTCACCACCGCGGCCGGGAATACCGCCGCACTCTGAACGAGAGCCTCTATCTGCGCAACATGGAGCCATGA
- a CDS encoding pilus assembly protein: MKRALVVLGLAIWLGWAPAAALGAPLFGVPEFPLAAKRAAPPSVLLLLDTTEAAADTSFSPWDLARDAVDQLLERYGPEGAHFGLMSMAGDTRTTHLHLPCGTPPETIRAFVRAWHQPAQPPPAPSAVEIAPTRACPTRHLIFLSAQPATQAADFDARLEDLVCRSVPDADPEASVETILHILNLGAENALPTEVVEHNGGRHLNLPAESSQLFAAFDPLLTGFFAPWAQVADLVVLDDRRDNRELLVRAGFAPAEARGDLRAWRLSASGLEPAEESPLWSAAALLASRPAATRHILTPTGPAATLSPWVDSGPTLSHLQTLWDLDGPAAAALINAVREQPLGTLIHSTPLVVGAPRAHHRTPDYAEFRLAHQTRPTLIYTAANTGLLHAFSAFGAADLPAGGEAWAFIPAAVQQRIGQDQHGSHRYLLDLAPVAADARDPAWGTGHTAWKTLLIGGGGLGGPAYFALDITDPTPTGLKLLWEAQPFVGALAATRPLIGPILPSGSWVALFTSGPRSDDRPGGLRALALRDGAPLPLAANGASTLPVGSKTSAQPFYGLSDPVGIDSTGDGYLDLIYAGDSEGVLWKFFFDAELRAWRAKPRFDTGGPPISARPTLAIDRRGNLRIYFGTGRYLLDADHDDRRRNAFYGLIETRKDSHPAHPFAQGLRMAQTPADLAEVTELLHGDALAVLEEDRQKKLADRGWFFHLDPARGAPAERVITAPLVVAGTVYFTSLTPAAGPCEFGGTARLYAVAHDSGVPAHPEQHPHGESSANLNQLSPSRHTELGAGVPGALLWRFGRSGRPARLYAPTADLDLNPYRPATTAPGLHPRAWREIMP, encoded by the coding sequence ATGAAGCGGGCGCTGGTGGTTCTCGGGCTGGCTATCTGGCTGGGATGGGCGCCCGCTGCTGCGCTGGGCGCTCCACTGTTCGGCGTGCCGGAATTTCCTCTCGCGGCCAAGCGCGCCGCGCCGCCTTCGGTCCTGTTGCTGCTCGACACGACCGAAGCAGCAGCGGATACATCCTTTTCGCCCTGGGATCTGGCCCGGGATGCCGTGGATCAACTGCTCGAACGCTATGGACCCGAAGGCGCGCATTTCGGCCTGATGAGCATGGCGGGGGATACGCGCACCACGCACCTGCATTTGCCCTGCGGCACGCCGCCCGAAACCATCCGCGCATTCGTGCGCGCCTGGCACCAACCCGCCCAGCCGCCACCGGCGCCATCTGCCGTCGAAATCGCTCCCACGCGCGCCTGCCCGACCCGGCATCTGATTTTCCTTTCCGCCCAACCCGCTACGCAAGCCGCCGACTTCGACGCGCGCCTGGAGGATCTGGTCTGCCGGTCGGTGCCGGATGCGGACCCGGAAGCATCCGTCGAAACCATCCTCCACATCCTCAACCTTGGCGCCGAGAATGCACTCCCGACCGAGGTCGTGGAGCACAACGGGGGTCGCCACCTGAATCTGCCGGCGGAGTCGTCCCAACTGTTCGCGGCCTTTGATCCCCTGCTGACGGGATTTTTCGCTCCCTGGGCGCAAGTCGCGGACCTGGTCGTCCTCGACGACCGGCGCGACAACCGGGAACTGCTGGTGCGGGCCGGTTTCGCTCCCGCTGAGGCGCGCGGTGATCTGCGCGCCTGGCGCCTGAGCGCTTCCGGTCTTGAGCCCGCCGAAGAGAGCCCTTTGTGGTCGGCCGCGGCCTTGCTGGCAAGCCGCCCGGCCGCAACGCGCCACATCCTGACTCCGACCGGCCCCGCGGCGACCCTCTCCCCCTGGGTCGACTCCGGTCCAACCCTGAGTCACCTGCAAACGCTCTGGGATCTCGACGGTCCCGCCGCGGCCGCCCTCATCAACGCAGTACGCGAGCAGCCCCTGGGCACGCTCATCCATTCCACCCCCCTGGTGGTGGGAGCGCCCCGCGCCCATCATCGCACGCCGGATTACGCGGAGTTTCGCCTCGCGCACCAGACGCGCCCGACCCTGATCTACACCGCTGCCAACACCGGCCTGCTGCATGCCTTCAGCGCCTTCGGCGCCGCCGACCTTCCCGCCGGCGGCGAGGCTTGGGCCTTCATCCCGGCGGCGGTACAGCAGCGCATCGGCCAGGATCAGCACGGCAGCCACCGCTACCTGCTCGACCTGGCTCCCGTGGCGGCCGATGCGCGCGATCCGGCCTGGGGTACGGGTCACACCGCCTGGAAGACCCTGCTCATCGGTGGCGGCGGCCTGGGCGGACCCGCCTACTTCGCCCTCGACATCACCGATCCGACTCCCACGGGGTTGAAACTTCTTTGGGAAGCCCAGCCCTTCGTCGGTGCTCTGGCAGCGACCCGGCCCCTCATTGGTCCGATCCTGCCGAGCGGGAGCTGGGTTGCCCTGTTCACCAGCGGTCCGCGCAGCGACGACCGTCCCGGCGGATTGCGCGCCCTGGCGCTGCGCGACGGCGCCCCCCTGCCCCTGGCGGCGAACGGTGCGTCAACCCTGCCGGTCGGGAGCAAAACCAGCGCCCAGCCCTTTTACGGTCTCTCCGATCCGGTAGGCATCGACAGCACCGGCGACGGCTATCTCGATCTGATCTACGCCGGCGACAGCGAGGGCGTGCTGTGGAAATTCTTTTTCGACGCCGAACTGCGCGCCTGGCGCGCCAAGCCGCGCTTCGACACCGGCGGGCCGCCCATCAGCGCGCGCCCGACCCTGGCCATTGACCGCCGGGGCAATTTGCGCATCTATTTCGGCACCGGCCGCTACCTGCTGGACGCCGACCACGACGACCGCCGCCGCAACGCCTTCTACGGGCTGATCGAAACGCGTAAGGACTCGCACCCCGCGCACCCCTTCGCCCAAGGCCTGCGCATGGCGCAAACCCCGGCGGACCTGGCCGAGGTCACCGAACTGCTCCACGGCGACGCCCTGGCTGTGCTGGAAGAGGACAGGCAAAAAAAACTCGCCGACCGGGGCTGGTTTTTCCACCTGGACCCTGCCCGAGGCGCCCCGGCCGAGCGGGTCATCACCGCGCCCCTGGTGGTCGCGGGAACGGTGTATTTCACCTCCCTGACGCCCGCTGCCGGCCCCTGCGAGTTCGGCGGCACGGCACGCTTGTACGCCGTCGCCCATGACAGCGGCGTGCCGGCGCACCCGGAGCAACATCCCCACGGCGAAAGCAGCGCGAACCTGAACCAGCTCTCTCCGTCGCGTCACACCGAACTCGGCGCCGGGGTGCCGGGTGCCTTGCTGTGGCGCTTCGGCCGGAGCGGGCGCCCCGCACGCCTGTATGCCCCCACCGCCGATCTCGACCTCAACCCCTACCGCCCGGCCACGACCGCTCCGGGGCTGCATCCGCGCGCCTGGCGCGAGATCATGCCGTGA
- a CDS encoding ferritin family protein: MDEFFDTCAEIESTLSLIYRRMANAIRGNERLKELLLQMAKDEADHVNQIRFARLLPADASFTGTKVSKTKLDLMLLKAQSLLQDIEAAPPAEEDALLRAIELEEGFMQVHVGSALEFSDPRLKERFELLARADEEHVATLREYFAEVYQRSA, translated from the coding sequence ATGGATGAGTTTTTTGATACCTGCGCCGAAATCGAAAGCACCCTGAGCCTCATTTATCGCCGCATGGCCAACGCGATCAGGGGCAATGAGCGCCTGAAGGAGCTATTGCTGCAAATGGCCAAGGACGAGGCCGACCACGTCAATCAGATCCGCTTCGCGCGTCTGCTGCCCGCCGACGCGAGCTTCACCGGAACCAAGGTCTCCAAAACCAAGCTCGATCTGATGCTGCTCAAGGCGCAAAGCCTGCTGCAAGACATCGAGGCCGCGCCGCCCGCGGAAGAAGACGCCCTGTTGCGCGCCATCGAGCTGGAAGAGGGCTTCATGCAGGTACACGTCGGCTCGGCGCTGGAATTCAGCGATCCGCGCCTCAAGGAGCGCTTCGAACTGTTGGCGCGCGCGGATGAAGAGCATGTCGCCACCCTGCGCGAGTATTTCGCCGAGGTCTACCAGCGCTCGGCCTGA
- a CDS encoding THUMP domain-containing protein codes for MWKFNIVATMAGAGRYRHMLEDLAPFGEFRRTEFLGVALGQVSDPLSMLETIRRERERKFYAFQDLGRIIPVERVFTFTPDTFGDLLKEMVPGFLERLAGKSFYVRLERRGHKGEIISPEIERDLDAFILAQLEARGAPGTIDFTHPEAILAVETLGDRCGLGLLTRDLMERYEVVRVG; via the coding sequence ATGTGGAAATTCAACATCGTCGCAACCATGGCCGGCGCCGGCCGCTACCGTCACATGCTCGAGGATCTGGCACCCTTCGGGGAATTCCGCCGCACCGAATTTCTCGGCGTCGCCCTCGGACAGGTGAGCGATCCTTTGTCCATGCTCGAAACCATCCGTCGCGAGCGCGAGCGTAAATTTTATGCCTTTCAGGATCTGGGACGGATCATTCCCGTCGAGCGGGTATTCACCTTCACCCCGGATACGTTCGGCGATCTGCTCAAGGAAATGGTGCCGGGGTTTCTGGAGCGCCTGGCAGGAAAAAGCTTTTATGTGCGCCTGGAGCGTCGCGGTCACAAGGGCGAAATCATCTCGCCCGAGATCGAGCGCGACCTGGACGCCTTCATTCTGGCGCAACTCGAAGCGCGCGGCGCGCCGGGAACTATCGACTTCACCCACCCCGAGGCGATACTCGCCGTGGAAACCCTGGGGGATCGCTGCGGCCTGGGGCTTCTCACCCGCGACCTGATGGAGCGCTACGAGGTGGTGCGGGTGGGTTGA
- a CDS encoding GspH/FimT family pseudopilin yields MPAFSRQSRGFTLWEALSVLLILSLVAALALPQLRPWQIRLQENAEARALLAAFQQARSEAARGNGRAYLEFTLADHSPAAPRGGYRILAERPGDHSHELQGFTPFKALRLEQVSFSQGAAQGGFDFRGLPSHGAGSLVLRSPHDGSTHRLSLTLYGAARLNP; encoded by the coding sequence ATGCCTGCCTTTTCCCGGCAATCTCGCGGGTTTACCCTGTGGGAAGCGCTCAGCGTCCTGCTCATTCTCTCCCTGGTCGCAGCCCTCGCCCTTCCGCAATTGCGTCCCTGGCAGATCCGCCTGCAGGAAAACGCCGAGGCGCGCGCCTTGTTGGCCGCCTTTCAGCAGGCGCGCTCGGAAGCAGCGCGCGGCAACGGCCGCGCTTATCTCGAATTCACCCTGGCCGACCATTCCCCGGCCGCGCCGCGCGGCGGCTATCGCATCCTGGCCGAGCGCCCCGGCGACCACTCCCATGAACTCCAAGGATTTACCCCCTTCAAGGCCCTGCGCCTGGAGCAGGTGAGCTTTTCCCAGGGCGCGGCCCAGGGCGGATTCGATTTTCGCGGTCTGCCCAGCCACGGCGCCGGGTCCCTGGTACTGCGCAGCCCCCATGACGGCTCGACTCACAGACTCAGCCTGACCCTCTACGGGGCGGCGCGCCTGAATCCCTGA
- a CDS encoding response regulator, which produces MERGDVMGVLLIADRDKDGRKQLADFFANAGYQVVETDSAAQVLLDTFKKEAQVVLLSGEFDEIPAADLIPIIKKCNRHLTIILVSNEESLPQIRKLRSEGIFYHALKPVNAADKEELKLAVQCAFANAGGAPRHT; this is translated from the coding sequence ATGGAAAGGGGTGACGTCATGGGCGTGTTGCTGATTGCCGATAGAGACAAGGATGGGCGCAAGCAGCTTGCGGATTTTTTCGCCAACGCCGGCTATCAGGTGGTGGAGACCGATTCCGCGGCCCAGGTGCTGCTCGACACTTTCAAGAAGGAAGCGCAGGTGGTGTTGCTGAGCGGCGAGTTCGACGAGATTCCGGCGGCGGACCTGATTCCCATCATCAAAAAGTGCAACCGCCATTTGACCATCATTCTGGTGTCCAACGAAGAATCACTGCCGCAGATCCGCAAACTACGCTCCGAGGGCATTTTCTATCACGCCCTCAAACCGGTCAACGCGGCGGACAAGGAAGAACTCAAGCTGGCCGTTCAGTGCGCTTTCGCCAACGCCGGCGGCGCGCCGCGGCACACCTAA